Within Vicia villosa cultivar HV-30 ecotype Madison, WI linkage group LG1, Vvil1.0, whole genome shotgun sequence, the genomic segment tctctctttctctcctttcttaagggcattgttatctcctctctattgcatcctaggtcgatcccttatgcaagagcgcgagcgttaactccgcccaactaaaaaacacaaaaacaaacagaaaatcttgagccgaactacggcgctctgattcctgaaaaggatacgtaggcatcgagtcgcggggcttgaacgagcacacttgtaaataattccttcttttccccgtatttcttttgcattcattcgcatatagacatagacatagtacaccactttagatagaaacaaacataggtggataccatcgagtacgatgggcgtgaggggtgctagtaccttccccttgcgtaaccgactcccgtaccttgattctctggtcgcaagaccctgttccttcctttgttaggttttctgatattcctttcccttatgggataaatatattggtggcgactctgttcatttttcgcgagcgtgcgacagctggcgactctgctggggaatacctaagcaagtcgatcctagcctttgtttgttttattttattgggtgtttattttttatgtctatatcttgtatatatgtttgcatgtttattttatgcttgcatatcacgtttatttctgcttgcacatcatgcatctggactatattatgggtccccgtgggggccacatatttttctgctttgttttgcaggtggggggtttttgtgaggtaaaaggcccactacccaggccagtgacacataggattagcgtggatgctcatgttgactcccgtggctcttgctacgatcgagcttgacatggggtaccacaactgggcgaggttctttcatggaacaccgTGTTttgcacgcttgttgcctcaaacactttgtaccccatgggaactgtagaccctggtgaccattagggaccacctgtccgtgtctagaattcctacctgtgagtttggggtgggacaggacactagccttcatcataccctgatttccattttacaatctgaagccggaattttgaacctgttATATTCAGTGTTACCCAGATATCCAGAGctgcgagggacattcagtctctcaccacatcacacacatgacacatcatgctattgcatccacctcacttcattcgtggagaatcctaaagtctatttccaaaaaaggaTGTATATACTCTTttgcaaaaaaagaaaaaaaaaggaaaagaaaataaaagaaataacgaaaagactttaggattctcccaatgaaatgcattccacgatatcatttaacatgcatgttcatttattttcaggaattTTTGGCTTTGTCTTCGACCAACACATGGCCCCACCAATGAAGACTGGTAGACACAATCCCTCTTATTCTTTCCTGGATCCGAATCTGGATTCCCTTGGGTGTTTAGCAAAGAAGATTACGCCAGATGAGTCAACCAATTTTCGAGAAAAATATGGGTACATTCTGAGCcttctcaagatgccgttcaccaaGTACGAGCAAGAGGAAGTTCATACTTTGCTTCAGTTCTATAATCCTTCCCTTCGCTGCTTCACGTTCACCGACTACCTCTTGGTTTCGACATTAGAAGAGTATTCCCTATTTCTTGGCGTTCCTATAAAGAAGGAAGTACCATACTATGGCACCATGAAGGCCCCTGATTCCATTGAAattgctaaggctctttatttgagcaagtcggtCGTGGAAGCAAATCTCACTAAGGGAGGAGGTCTTGGTTTTTGCATGGAGTTTCTGGTCAAAAGGGGTTGTGAGGCTGCTGAAGCAAAGGAATGGGATACATTGAGGGCTATCCTGGCTCTAGGTATCTATGGTATCATGATGTTCTCGAACATTCCTAACTTTGTTGACATGGATGCAATTCATATGTTCATTCTGCAGAATCCGGTTCCTACActtttgggggatgtttatcactcCATTCATCACAAGAGTAGTCAGAAGGGAGGTTTGGTTAGATTCTGTGCTCCGTTGTTATATCATTGGTTCAGGTCACATTTGTATGAGCGTGGCGCTTTCGTTGATAATAGGCACACATCTAAGTGGGCTGAGAGGATTATGGGGCTTAGGGCCAAAGATATTGTCTGGCACAACAAATCTTTAGATGACATGGAAGTTATTATGAGTTGCGGAAAGTTAAAAAATGTACCTCTCATGGGTCTCAGAGGTGGAATCAACTATAATCCTGTCCTGGCCAGGAGAACATTTGGATATGCTTTTATCAGTCCCCCTGAGCAGACAGAAATTGCTGAGAATATTTTCTATCATTCAGCCACCGACAGTGGGCAGATGGCAGAAGCTGTACAAGCCTGgaagagtatttgttggagagataAGAAACATTTTGGTCAGCAAGATTGTGCTACTTATGAGGATTATACTAAGTGGGTCGAATCTGTGGTTGCTGTTCAAGGGATGCCCTTCCCTCCCAAAGATCCTTTGTACCCCCCTGCTGGTGAACAACCCAACATTGTCTCCATGCCTCGTTATAATCGAACTGTTGAGTAGAATCGAAAGTTGACTGAACAGGTGGAAACAATGCATGTTAAGATGAATACTGctaggcaagagaagctttccGCTCTCCATAAGTTGAAGATaagagaaatagagcttgaagaattgtATGCTAGAGGAAGTACTTCTCAGAAAAGGCCAAGAGTGACTATAGACCCTAAATCTACTGAATCTCAAGAGAAGAAGCTGAAAGAACATTACGAGGCTCAGTTGGCAGATTTGACTGAAAGACTCCAGATTTAGACTAAAGAAGCCAATTCAGAAAGGGCTCGTCGAAAGAAAGCAGACAAACTCTTGTTGGAACGCCAAGGAACCTTAGAAAAGTGCTATGAAGAAATCCGAAAGCGGAAGGGTCAAGTAGAAGAAAAAGGTCAAGGTAATacccaagctcaagaggaagccagATGTTGGGAGTTAAAGAACCGCTACATGGAAACCATGCATTTCAGAAAGGACCTACTGATTCAAGAAATCATTAAGAGGCCAACCCGTGCTGAGACCAAAAAGctttttgaagaaatgaagacctggagctataagaacattggagatagccctcttcgtcatttggacatgggagatcctgcTTAGTGTTGACTTTATTGTAGaatcaccaccagacttgttggatgggattCCTATTTCTATTGCTGTATTTGTTGGCTCATgggagcagaatattttgtacttcaagAACTTGGTTGCAGAATTAATCGATTATGTTTGCTTATCTTGGTTGTGCTTATCTTGGTTATGCTTCACTATCTTCTCCGTTAtcttgtgttgttggtttgagacaaagctaaaaagtcttgaaaataataaaacatgcacacatgcacccatgcactcatatcatattgcatttacaggtttttatcagattctaattggggtcccttccaacaCAGATTTCTTTCCCGACGACGAAGCTAACTTTCTttcatccttaccgcaccagaaacaacgagaagagaatcatggaccaatttgaacagaatcaagcttccctccgtagggatatggatgttatgggagaAAGAATGactcaacttatggagactctccatgtcgttgtccaaggacaggaagagctcagaaagagcgttgctgggttgatcaaagatactcctaccaattctgttgatggaggggtgaaaactaaggaGACTCCTATCAATGAGACACTTAAAAtagtggatgaccaccatgaggttattgatcttgaacatgatcttactgctgagttgactgaaactgctaagatgtaccaagctcttgaagaacgccttaaggccgttgaggttgctaaaacttcgagtttcgacactgctgcttTGAGCTTGGTACCCGGAATTGTTATTccaccgaagttcaaggtgccagattttgataagtacaagggattTACCTGCCCAgaaactcacattcgttcctactgtcgtaagatggccgctcacgccgagaacgaacctctgcttatgcatttcttccaggacagtctcactggagccccgttggagtggtatatgaaacttgagagggctaatgtcagtacttggggaggacttgttgatgccttcttgaaacaataccactacaatactgctatggctcctagtcGTGCCcaactgcaaaatatgtcacaaaagtctgaagaatctttcaaagaatacgcccagaggtggcgtaaacttgctgctcgagttcaacctcctcttcttgaccgagaattgattgatctgtttatgggtactCTGAAAGGGTCGtaccttcagcacatggttagtaatacttctccgtccttctcagatgtggtcatcattggtgaacgggttgagaactgtgtaaaagctggtaccattcaaggtgttactagtcctagcaactcaagtggtaatggtaagaagtcGTATTCTGAGTTTGTGAAGAATAAAGAAGGTGAAACCAGTACTGCTTCAGTTGACCAAGGTCGAGCTCTTGTAtactctgctgttccacctccttactaCCCGATGCCATATGCTGTTCCCAATCCGTATGCCCCTCAGGCATACGCTGCTGcatttccacaaccatggatggcacctcAACAGCCTTTCATCCCACAACAACAGGTTGTTGCCTCTCAAAATCGTCAACcaaatcctaggcctcaaggtcaaagagctCCACAAAGGCAGAGGTACCCTGAaaggcgtatagatccggttccgATGCCATATGCCCAGCTCTTTCCCCAATTGCTTGCTGGTCAGTTGGTGCAACTCCGTGAAATGGGCCCTCCGCCTAGTCCTCTTCCTCCAggatatgatgctaatgctcgTTGTGAATTCC encodes:
- the LOC131596832 gene encoding uncharacterized protein LOC131596832 gives rise to the protein MAPPMKTGRHNPSYSFLDPNLDSLGCLAKKITPDESTNFREKYGYILSLLKMPFTKYEQEEVHTLLQFYNPSLRCFTFTDYLLVSTLEEYSLFLGVPIKKEVPYYGTMKAPDSIEIAKALYLSKSVVEANLTKGGGLGFCMEFLVKRGCEAAEAKEWDTLRAILALGIYGIMMFSNIPNFVDMDAIHMFILQNPVPTLLGDVYHSIHHKSSQKGGLVRFCAPLLYHWFRSHLYERGAFVDNRHTSKWAERIMGLRAKDIVWHNKSLDDMEVIMSCGKLKNVPLMGLRGGINYNPVLARRTFGYAFISPPEQTEIAENIFYHSATDSGQMAEAVQAWKSICWRDKKHFGQQDCATYEDYTKWVESVVAVQGMPFPPKDPLYPPAGEQPNIVSMPRYNRTVE